In a single window of the Halobaculum lipolyticum genome:
- a CDS encoding DUF5810 domain-containing protein, with the protein MGYACPVCETPQRDGEHLANHLAFTAMLRNDDHEDWLDEHVDDWGDRTPADLASVVTEHASETAYDEVFEDTTGGGPSHDHSHGAGASHGGSGRPDVSGGGAMDGAAEAVVDDAVESVLEEAQELTEEMYGLDGDASENDDGAADDGDDEGTDAADGN; encoded by the coding sequence ATGGGATACGCGTGTCCGGTGTGTGAGACCCCCCAGCGCGACGGCGAGCACCTCGCCAATCACCTCGCGTTCACGGCGATGCTCCGCAACGACGACCACGAGGACTGGCTCGACGAGCACGTCGACGACTGGGGCGACCGGACGCCCGCGGATCTGGCGTCGGTCGTCACCGAACACGCGAGCGAGACGGCGTACGACGAGGTGTTCGAGGACACGACGGGCGGGGGCCCGTCCCACGACCACAGCCACGGCGCCGGAGCGTCCCACGGCGGGTCGGGGCGCCCGGACGTGAGCGGCGGCGGCGCGATGGACGGCGCCGCGGAGGCGGTCGTCGACGACGCCGTCGAGTCGGTGTTGGAGGAGGCACAGGAGCTGACCGAGGAGATGTACGGACTGGACGGCGACGCGAGCGAGAACGACGACGGCGCCGCAGACGACGGCGACGACGAAGGGACCGACGCGGCCGACGGGAACTGA
- the rimI gene encoding ribosomal protein S18-alanine N-acetyltransferase: MTTSRGAAAGDDADGDAVIRPAERADLLGVFRIEKAVFTQPWPYAAFEQLLDAPAFLVAEGDGGGSPEASRIDAGDVLGYVVGDLTPNHGRDIGHVKDLAVRPDAQGEGLGRRLLRTALRELAGRGASAVKLEVRESNHRAQELYSDEGFRPARRVPRYYGDGEAAFVMRLDVGDWVRRRNAAGE, encoded by the coding sequence GTGACCACCTCACGCGGCGCTGCCGCGGGCGACGACGCGGACGGCGACGCCGTGATCCGCCCCGCCGAGCGGGCGGATCTGCTCGGCGTGTTCCGCATCGAGAAGGCGGTGTTCACCCAACCGTGGCCGTACGCGGCGTTCGAGCAGTTGCTCGACGCGCCGGCGTTCCTCGTCGCCGAGGGCGACGGCGGCGGCTCCCCGGAGGCGTCCCGGATCGACGCGGGCGACGTGCTCGGCTACGTCGTCGGCGACCTCACGCCGAACCACGGCCGCGACATCGGCCACGTCAAGGACCTCGCGGTCCGGCCGGACGCGCAAGGCGAGGGGCTGGGCCGGCGACTCCTCCGGACGGCGCTGCGGGAGTTGGCCGGCCGCGGCGCCAGCGCCGTGAAGCTGGAGGTGCGCGAGAGCAACCACCGCGCCCAGGAGCTGTACAGCGACGAGGGGTTCCGGCCCGCGCGGCGGGTGCCGCGCTACTACGGCGACGGCGAGGCGGCGTTCGTGATGCGCCTCGACGTCGGCGACTGGGTCCGGCGCCGGAACGCGGCCGGGGAGTAG
- a CDS encoding aconitate hydratase, with translation MGQTITEQILDDHLVEGELTPGEEIGIEIDQVLTQDTTGTMVWLQFEALDLDEVQTELAAQYCDHQTYQFDFKNTDDHRFLRSAAGTFGAYFSRPGNGICHQVHKENFAAPGKTLLGSDSHTPTPGGLGQLAIGAGGLDIAVAMGGGAYYVEMPEVVNVELTGELPEWATAKDVALHLLGELTVKGGVGKVLEYTGPGVENLTIPERTTITNLGTELGATSSIFGTDEKTEDWLARQDREEEYVELTPDDDAEYADTIEVDLSSLEPLIAKPSMPDNVVPVREVAGEDVEQVIIGSCTNGAYEDILPGAKMLKGREVAKKTEMIVAPGSKQASEMLAREGWTAEMMAAGVNFSEATCGACIGIGHVPASDSVSLRTFNRNFEGRSGIEDDSVFLCSPEVATAAAIAGEIVDPRDLADELGDLEAPGLEMGTKYGPGMGESDPDIISPDEAVDDGLIKGPNIGDVPLKDELASDIHGEALLKMEDNITTDHIIPATADILKFRSNIEKLSEFTLSRVDDTFAQRALDADGGFLVAGENYGQGSSREHAALCPMFLGVEGVLAQSFARIHKANLFNFGLVPLTIDEETYENIDQGDDVEIVDDVGDGVRNGATEFTIRVNDDWEATAHLDASEREREILAAGGKLSWTKQQHESGSGAAPADD, from the coding sequence ATGGGACAGACGATTACGGAGCAGATTCTCGACGATCACCTCGTCGAGGGCGAGCTGACGCCCGGCGAGGAGATCGGGATCGAGATCGACCAGGTGCTCACACAGGACACGACCGGGACGATGGTGTGGCTCCAGTTCGAGGCGCTGGATCTGGACGAGGTCCAGACGGAACTGGCCGCGCAGTACTGTGACCACCAGACGTACCAGTTCGACTTCAAGAACACCGACGACCACCGCTTCCTCCGCTCGGCGGCGGGCACGTTCGGCGCGTACTTCTCCCGCCCCGGCAACGGTATCTGCCACCAGGTCCACAAGGAGAACTTCGCGGCGCCCGGGAAGACGCTGCTCGGCTCGGACTCGCACACGCCGACCCCCGGCGGCCTCGGCCAGCTGGCGATCGGCGCGGGCGGTCTCGACATCGCGGTCGCGATGGGCGGCGGCGCCTACTACGTCGAGATGCCCGAGGTCGTCAACGTCGAACTCACCGGCGAGCTGCCCGAGTGGGCGACGGCGAAGGACGTCGCGCTCCACCTGCTGGGCGAGCTGACCGTCAAGGGCGGCGTCGGCAAGGTGCTCGAGTACACCGGTCCCGGTGTCGAGAACCTCACCATCCCCGAGCGCACGACCATCACGAACCTCGGCACGGAGCTGGGCGCCACGTCGTCCATCTTCGGCACCGACGAGAAGACCGAGGACTGGCTCGCGCGCCAGGACCGCGAGGAGGAGTACGTCGAGCTGACGCCCGACGACGACGCCGAGTACGCCGACACCATCGAGGTCGACCTCTCCTCGCTGGAGCCGCTCATCGCCAAGCCGTCGATGCCCGACAACGTCGTCCCGGTCCGCGAGGTCGCGGGCGAGGACGTCGAGCAGGTCATCATCGGCTCCTGTACGAACGGCGCCTACGAGGACATCCTCCCCGGCGCGAAGATGCTGAAGGGCCGCGAGGTCGCCAAGAAGACCGAGATGATCGTCGCGCCCGGCTCCAAGCAGGCGTCCGAGATGCTCGCCCGCGAGGGCTGGACGGCCGAGATGATGGCGGCCGGCGTCAACTTCTCCGAGGCGACGTGTGGTGCCTGTATCGGCATCGGCCACGTGCCCGCCTCCGACTCCGTCTCGCTGCGGACGTTCAACCGCAACTTCGAGGGTCGCTCCGGCATCGAGGACGACTCGGTGTTCCTCTGCTCGCCCGAGGTCGCCACGGCGGCGGCCATCGCCGGCGAGATCGTCGACCCGCGCGACCTCGCCGACGAACTCGGCGACCTCGAGGCGCCCGGTCTCGAGATGGGCACGAAGTACGGTCCCGGCATGGGCGAGTCCGACCCGGACATCATCAGCCCCGACGAGGCCGTCGACGACGGTCTCATCAAGGGTCCGAACATCGGCGACGTCCCCCTGAAAGACGAGCTCGCCTCCGACATCCACGGCGAGGCGCTCCTCAAGATGGAGGACAACATCACGACCGACCACATCATCCCGGCGACGGCGGACATCCTCAAGTTCCGCTCGAACATCGAGAAGCTCTCGGAGTTCACGCTGTCGCGCGTCGACGACACGTTCGCACAGCGCGCGCTGGACGCCGACGGCGGCTTCCTCGTGGCCGGCGAGAACTACGGCCAGGGCTCCTCGCGTGAGCACGCGGCCCTGTGCCCGATGTTCCTCGGCGTCGAGGGCGTGCTCGCACAGAGCTTCGCCCGCATCCACAAGGCGAACCTGTTCAACTTCGGTCTCGTGCCCCTCACCATCGACGAGGAGACGTACGAGAACATCGACCAGGGCGACGACGTGGAGATCGTCGACGACGTCGGCGACGGCGTCCGCAACGGCGCCACCGAGTTCACCATCCGCGTGAACGACGACTGGGAGGCGACCGCGCACCTCGACGCCTCCGAGCGCGAGCGCGAGATCCTCGCGGCCGGCGGGAAGCTCTCGTGGACGAAGCAGCAGCACGAGTCCGGCAGCGGCGCCGCGCCCGCCGACGACTGA
- a CDS encoding deoxyuridine 5'-triphosphate nucleotidohydrolase — protein MFESGTYVATHLDPLDDDQIQPNGVDLTVESLYEQVAPGRITRDGKAVGDRREVDPSDGLYRLDPGAYVLQYGERLRVPDDHVGFVYPRSTLLRNSCMLNTAVWDAGYEGRGEGLLQVGHPIELEPGARVAQFVLAAADHEGRYDGTYHGEG, from the coding sequence ATGTTCGAGTCCGGCACGTACGTCGCGACGCACTTGGACCCGCTCGACGACGACCAGATCCAGCCGAACGGCGTCGACCTGACGGTCGAGTCGCTGTACGAGCAGGTCGCTCCCGGCCGGATCACCCGCGACGGGAAGGCCGTGGGCGACCGGCGCGAGGTCGACCCGTCCGACGGACTGTACCGCCTCGACCCGGGCGCGTACGTCCTGCAGTACGGCGAGCGTCTCCGGGTCCCCGACGACCACGTCGGCTTCGTCTACCCGCGCTCGACGCTGCTGCGAAACTCCTGTATGCTCAACACCGCCGTCTGGGACGCCGGCTACGAGGGGCGCGGCGAGGGCCTGTTGCAGGTGGGCCACCCGATCGAACTCGAACCGGGCGCGCGCGTGGCGCAGTTCGTCCTCGCTGCGGCCGACCACGAGGGTCGCTACGACGGCACCTACCACGGCGAGGGGTGA
- a CDS encoding DUF7119 family protein, which produces MSHERPGDGRDRRGSPGQADREAEVGEPVVRGDPAITGERAERAARFDPDDPESLAAAADTVRRFASEAVAGDDNVVMLRGAAACAALVRGHGSYKAAAEAAGDDVQVSFIRKWARVHDLPESVRRHVARGHIAPTAAKHVARVAGDARFAIAWAVLDADLTVREVRRVASAVNDGADPDEALRAEGVTPGRITVELPPDAYRRLRDRASLENREPGDVLVDALDDY; this is translated from the coding sequence ATGAGTCACGAGCGGCCCGGCGACGGCCGGGACCGTCGGGGATCGCCCGGACAGGCCGACCGCGAGGCCGAGGTCGGCGAGCCGGTCGTCCGCGGCGACCCGGCGATCACGGGCGAGCGCGCCGAGCGCGCCGCCCGCTTCGACCCGGACGACCCCGAGAGCCTGGCGGCGGCGGCCGACACCGTCCGCCGGTTCGCCAGCGAGGCGGTCGCCGGCGACGACAACGTCGTGATGTTGCGCGGGGCGGCCGCCTGCGCCGCGCTCGTGCGCGGCCACGGCTCGTACAAGGCCGCCGCCGAGGCCGCCGGCGACGACGTGCAGGTGTCGTTCATCCGCAAGTGGGCGCGCGTCCACGACCTCCCGGAGTCGGTCCGTCGCCACGTCGCCCGCGGCCACATCGCGCCCACCGCCGCGAAACACGTCGCGCGCGTCGCCGGCGACGCCCGGTTCGCCATCGCGTGGGCGGTGCTCGACGCCGACCTCACCGTCCGCGAGGTGCGCCGCGTCGCGAGCGCGGTCAACGACGGCGCCGACCCCGACGAGGCGCTGCGCGCCGAGGGCGTGACGCCCGGCCGGATCACCGTCGAACTGCCGCCGGACGCCTACCGACGGCTCCGCGACCGCGCGTCGCTGGAGAACCGTGAGCCGGGCGACGTCCTCGTCGACGCGCTCGACGACTACTGA
- a CDS encoding non-canonical purine NTP pyrophosphatase, with product MLRYVTTNAGKVREAEEYLGDEVTQLDFDYTEVQAADLAPIAAYGAREAYRHAGEPVLVDDAGLFVDGFDGFPGPYSAFVEDTLGVEAVRRLVDRELDDARAAFRCLLAYCDGEPFDASPDPVDRDDRVAAAAAGAERDAQEGEPLPVKLFEGVVRGEIVEARGDGGFGYDPIFAYDGSTFAEMDPEEKNGVSHRGRALEKFGEWFAER from the coding sequence ATGCTCCGGTACGTCACGACGAACGCGGGCAAGGTCCGCGAGGCCGAGGAGTACCTCGGCGACGAGGTGACGCAGCTCGACTTCGACTACACCGAGGTGCAGGCGGCCGACCTCGCGCCCATCGCGGCGTACGGCGCCCGCGAGGCGTACCGCCACGCCGGCGAACCGGTGCTCGTCGACGACGCCGGCCTGTTCGTCGACGGCTTCGACGGCTTCCCCGGTCCCTACTCCGCGTTCGTCGAGGACACGCTCGGCGTCGAAGCGGTCCGTCGGCTGGTCGACCGCGAACTCGACGACGCCCGCGCGGCGTTCCGCTGCCTGCTCGCGTACTGCGACGGCGAACCGTTCGACGCCAGCCCCGACCCCGTCGACCGCGACGACCGTGTCGCCGCCGCCGCGGCGGGCGCCGAACGCGACGCACAGGAGGGCGAGCCGCTCCCCGTGAAGCTGTTCGAGGGCGTCGTCCGCGGCGAGATCGTCGAGGCCCGCGGCGACGGCGGCTTCGGCTACGACCCGATCTTCGCGTACGACGGGTCGACGTTCGCCGAGATGGACCCCGAGGAGAAGAACGGCGTCTCCCACCGCGGCCGGGCGCTGGAGAAGTTCGGGGAGTGGTTCGCCGAGCGATAG
- a CDS encoding NAD+ synthase → MSESVLLDEESTPLDLRLSDAELDRVRDHLTDFVADQVAGAGADGAVLGLSGGIDSTTVAYLAVDALGADSLRGLVMPGSVNTDENMSDAERVAEDLGIEYDVIEIEPIAEAFYDALPEAADAKMAESNVRVRVRAVLNYFAANADDRIVLGTGNRSEALTGYFTKYGDQAVDCNPIGTLYKQQVRQLAAHVGVPRDLVMKTPSAEMWTGQTDEEEMGLDYDTLDAVLALHVDGPLSTAATVRALDVTAEQVARVEELYEASKHKRAMPPAPAELTL, encoded by the coding sequence ATGAGCGAATCCGTCCTCCTCGACGAGGAATCGACGCCCCTCGACCTCCGTCTCTCGGACGCCGAACTCGACCGCGTCCGCGACCACCTGACCGACTTCGTCGCCGACCAAGTCGCGGGCGCGGGCGCCGACGGGGCGGTGCTCGGCCTGTCGGGCGGTATCGACTCGACGACGGTGGCGTACCTCGCCGTCGACGCGCTCGGCGCCGACAGCCTCCGCGGGCTGGTGATGCCCGGCTCGGTCAACACCGACGAGAACATGAGCGACGCCGAGCGCGTCGCCGAGGACCTGGGTATCGAGTACGACGTGATCGAGATCGAACCGATCGCCGAGGCGTTCTACGACGCGCTCCCCGAGGCGGCCGACGCCAAGATGGCCGAGAGCAACGTCCGCGTCCGCGTCCGCGCCGTCCTCAACTACTTCGCCGCCAACGCCGACGACCGCATCGTGCTCGGCACGGGCAACCGCAGCGAGGCGCTCACGGGCTACTTCACGAAGTACGGCGACCAGGCGGTCGACTGCAACCCGATCGGCACCCTCTACAAACAGCAGGTGCGCCAACTCGCCGCCCACGTCGGCGTCCCCCGGGATCTGGTGATGAAGACGCCCTCCGCGGAGATGTGGACCGGACAGACCGACGAGGAGGAGATGGGTCTCGACTACGACACGCTCGACGCCGTACTCGCGCTCCACGTCGACGGGCCGCTGTCGACGGCCGCGACCGTCCGCGCGCTCGACGTCACCGCAGAACAGGTCGCCCGCGTCGAGGAACTGTACGAGGCGTCGAAACACAAGCGCGCGATGCCGCCCGCGCCCGCCGAGTTGACGCTGTAG
- a CDS encoding DUF3105 domain-containing protein → MTDGHDPAGGSRLSRRRALGVLGAGAVGALAGCLGGGDTVGSLPERGDQELLADVESFPNQGNQHVQRGTTVDYDTRPPTSGPHYSGTVSAGFYEEPQSMGDVVHTLEHGAVVAYYDPEAITEAARSDLRTWARSFTGTWQSFLAMPYPYSDPETAYTLTAWRHLLRIGEYDEAAVRAFCAEYLGRGPENPVR, encoded by the coding sequence ATGACCGACGGACACGACCCCGCGGGCGGGTCCCGGCTCTCCAGACGGCGTGCGCTCGGCGTCCTCGGCGCCGGCGCGGTCGGCGCGCTCGCCGGCTGCCTCGGCGGCGGCGACACGGTCGGCTCGCTGCCCGAACGCGGCGACCAGGAACTGCTCGCGGACGTGGAGTCGTTCCCGAACCAGGGGAACCAACACGTCCAGCGGGGGACGACGGTCGACTACGACACCCGGCCGCCGACGTCCGGACCGCACTACTCGGGGACGGTGTCGGCCGGCTTCTACGAGGAGCCACAGTCGATGGGCGACGTGGTCCACACGCTCGAACACGGCGCCGTCGTCGCCTACTACGACCCCGAAGCGATCACCGAGGCGGCGCGCTCGGACCTCCGGACGTGGGCGCGCAGCTTCACGGGGACGTGGCAGAGCTTCCTCGCGATGCCGTACCCCTACAGCGACCCGGAGACGGCGTACACGCTCACCGCGTGGCGACACCTGCTCCGGATCGGGGAGTACGACGAGGCGGCGGTCCGGGCGTTCTGCGCGGAGTACCTCGGGCGCGGGCCGGAGAACCCGGTCCGCTGA
- a CDS encoding enoyl-CoA hydratase/isomerase family protein: protein MIRSERADDGEYRTVTLDRPDARNALTPEALDALEAAVVDADEPVVLLRGAGSAFCAGADLSVVEDLEDPAAFAGHGQRVAESIETADAVVVAGVDGAARGGGVELALACDLRVATPDATFAETGVSFGLFGAWGGTARLPRVVGEGVALDVACSARVLDAEEAHDVGLVSRVVPDPAAVAREVAGNDPDALAAVKRLVRRGARGAETEPAERDAFARLHGDQFGE from the coding sequence GTGATTCGCTCCGAGCGGGCCGACGACGGGGAGTACCGCACCGTGACGCTCGACCGCCCCGACGCCCGCAACGCCCTCACGCCCGAGGCCCTCGACGCGCTGGAGGCCGCCGTCGTCGACGCCGACGAGCCGGTCGTCCTCCTCCGCGGCGCCGGCTCCGCGTTCTGTGCCGGCGCCGACCTCTCGGTCGTCGAAGACTTGGAGGACCCCGCGGCGTTCGCCGGCCACGGCCAGCGGGTCGCCGAGTCGATCGAGACGGCCGACGCGGTCGTCGTCGCCGGCGTCGACGGCGCCGCCCGCGGCGGCGGGGTCGAACTCGCGCTGGCGTGCGATCTCCGGGTCGCGACGCCGGACGCGACGTTCGCCGAGACGGGCGTCTCCTTCGGCCTGTTCGGCGCGTGGGGCGGCACCGCCCGGCTCCCCCGAGTCGTCGGCGAGGGCGTCGCGCTCGACGTCGCCTGCTCGGCGCGCGTCCTCGACGCCGAGGAGGCCCACGACGTCGGGCTCGTCTCGCGGGTCGTTCCCGACCCCGCCGCGGTCGCCCGCGAGGTCGCGGGGAACGACCCGGACGCGCTCGCGGCGGTGAAACGCCTCGTCCGGCGCGGCGCCCGCGGCGCCGAGACCGAGCCGGCCGAGCGCGATGCGTTCGCACGGCTCCACGGCGACCAGTTCGGGGAGTGA
- a CDS encoding DUF7114 family protein codes for MDDAARTRAAAERAVGDVEPAALRSALTDRFDDAEMTPGALALLSARALDPDVDLAGVEDHAAGVQLIYEGLRLTRELSQSEPWATADLDAEGDIDADLDVLAADVSVSRGFYLLARTAAAGKAVETVRAFGRDQTRRRDADAAGAAALDRNLEADVFELAVVAGTAAVGASAPAALIEYAAELAAGDDDRMPDVGALPDSTGERIARLADDDRVASSVDS; via the coding sequence ATGGATGACGCCGCGCGGACTCGGGCCGCCGCGGAGCGGGCGGTCGGCGACGTCGAGCCGGCGGCGCTCCGGAGCGCGCTGACCGACCGCTTCGACGACGCGGAGATGACGCCGGGCGCGCTCGCGCTCCTGTCTGCTCGCGCGCTCGACCCCGACGTCGACCTCGCGGGCGTCGAAGACCACGCCGCCGGCGTCCAGTTGATCTACGAGGGACTCCGACTCACCCGCGAGCTGTCGCAGTCGGAGCCGTGGGCGACCGCCGACCTGGACGCCGAGGGCGACATCGACGCCGACCTCGACGTGCTCGCGGCGGACGTGTCCGTCTCGCGCGGCTTCTACCTCCTCGCCAGAACCGCCGCCGCCGGGAAGGCCGTCGAGACGGTCCGCGCGTTCGGCCGCGACCAGACGCGCCGGCGCGACGCCGACGCGGCGGGCGCCGCCGCGCTCGACCGGAACCTGGAGGCGGACGTGTTCGAACTCGCGGTCGTCGCCGGCACCGCCGCGGTGGGCGCGTCGGCGCCCGCCGCGCTGATCGAGTACGCCGCGGAGCTGGCCGCCGGCGACGACGACCGGATGCCCGACGTGGGGGCGCTCCCCGACTCGACGGGCGAGCGCATCGCCCGCCTCGCGGACGACGACCGCGTGGCGTCGTCGGTCGACTCCTGA
- a CDS encoding YgaP family membrane protein, translating into MELVPSEKNVGGWDRTVRLVVGPVLLIVAAAALLGAVTLGPVVTAASALVGLVLTVTGAVQKCTLNSLLGLNTYRGTAEEQAEQEVERTERPA; encoded by the coding sequence ATGGAACTCGTTCCCAGCGAGAAGAACGTCGGCGGGTGGGACCGGACGGTACGGCTGGTCGTCGGCCCCGTCCTCCTGATCGTCGCCGCCGCCGCGCTGCTCGGTGCCGTGACGCTCGGCCCCGTCGTGACCGCCGCGAGCGCGCTCGTCGGTCTCGTCCTGACGGTGACCGGCGCGGTGCAGAAGTGCACGCTGAACAGCCTGCTCGGTCTGAACACCTACCGCGGGACGGCGGAGGAACAGGCCGAACAGGAGGTCGAGCGCACCGAGCGCCCCGCCTGA
- a CDS encoding VOC family protein — MAADDIEGEVPADQSDIPVTAEPPADSVLRTTGTDHITLIGSNEEATVEFYRDVLGMPLVMRQPNLDAPEVTHLFFDSGDGRIVTFFVEEDRENAPGQRPGIGAVHHLAFSIEAEELPEIKEALSEHGHRFAEFDRGAFHSLYTRDHNGLTIELVVDKYDVPDDERGRVMAHAQAKRVEAGADYVDDEHMEAAIEELGLDVVKNEVPDAATGTGYTE, encoded by the coding sequence ATGGCCGCAGACGACATCGAGGGCGAGGTGCCCGCCGACCAGTCCGACATCCCGGTGACCGCCGAACCGCCCGCCGACAGCGTGCTCCGCACGACCGGCACCGACCACATCACGCTGATCGGCTCCAACGAGGAGGCGACGGTGGAGTTCTACCGCGACGTGCTCGGGATGCCGCTGGTGATGCGCCAGCCGAACCTCGACGCGCCGGAGGTGACGCACCTGTTCTTCGACAGCGGCGACGGGCGCATCGTGACGTTCTTCGTCGAGGAGGACCGGGAGAACGCGCCCGGCCAGCGTCCCGGCATCGGCGCGGTCCACCACCTCGCGTTCTCCATCGAGGCCGAGGAGTTGCCCGAGATCAAGGAGGCGCTCTCCGAGCACGGCCACCGCTTCGCCGAGTTCGACCGGGGCGCGTTCCACTCGCTGTACACCCGCGACCACAACGGTCTCACCATCGAACTGGTCGTCGACAAGTACGACGTGCCCGACGACGAGCGCGGCCGGGTGATGGCCCACGCGCAGGCGAAGCGCGTCGAGGCGGGCGCCGACTACGTCGACGACGAGCACATGGAGGCGGCTATCGAGGAGTTGGGGCTGGACGTGGTGAAGAACGAGGTTCCAGATGCCGCTACTGGGACCGGGTACACGGAGTAG
- a CDS encoding metal-dependent hydrolase, with translation MMATTHVLAGVLVGLAATALAPGSGPVVLWGALGGLAPDLDLLGAHRKDLHFPAYGSIAALAAVAVVAVAPSPVTVGVAVFLAAAALHAVSDAFGGGLELRPWEATGDRAVYEHLRGRWHPPRRWVRYDGAPEDFLLGVALALPALATLDGSARWAIAALLVVSALYALVRRALVDVGERAVAAAPESVLAVVPETLVEDLR, from the coding sequence ATGATGGCCACGACGCACGTCCTCGCGGGCGTGCTGGTGGGGCTGGCGGCGACCGCGCTCGCGCCCGGTTCCGGGCCGGTCGTCCTCTGGGGGGCGCTGGGCGGGCTAGCGCCCGATCTCGACCTGCTGGGCGCCCACCGCAAGGACCTCCACTTCCCCGCCTACGGCAGCATCGCGGCCCTCGCCGCCGTCGCTGTCGTCGCGGTCGCGCCCTCGCCCGTGACGGTCGGGGTCGCCGTCTTCCTCGCCGCGGCGGCGCTGCACGCGGTGTCGGACGCCTTCGGGGGCGGGTTGGAACTCCGGCCGTGGGAGGCGACCGGGGACCGCGCGGTGTACGAGCACCTCCGTGGGCGGTGGCACCCGCCCCGCCGGTGGGTCCGCTACGACGGCGCCCCGGAGGACTTCCTCCTCGGGGTCGCGCTCGCGCTCCCGGCGCTGGCGACGCTCGACGGCTCCGCCCGGTGGGCGATCGCGGCGCTGCTGGTCGTCTCCGCGCTGTACGCCCTCGTGCGGCGGGCGCTGGTGGACGTCGGCGAGCGTGCGGTCGCGGCCGCCCCCGAGTCGGTGCTGGCGGTCGTCCCCGAGACGCTCGTCGAGGACCTCAGGTAA
- a CDS encoding potassium channel family protein, translating to MHIVIVGYGRVGARTARVLDEEGHDVVVVDNDHAKVERAESTGLTVVEGDGSNPEVLARAGVEDADAVGAITGDPKLNFEICMEAKGMGECRTVMRVSEDFHDEIYDEFERAVDEIIYPERLGAGAAKTAMLGGDFNAIGELTERLQLVSVSVGDGAPILGTRVNDLTLEGGRVYAHGHDREPLTIPLPGTTVEVGDRLAVLAETERVDDVRGALLGTD from the coding sequence ATGCACATCGTCATCGTCGGCTACGGTCGCGTCGGCGCCCGAACGGCCAGAGTCCTCGACGAGGAGGGCCACGACGTCGTCGTCGTCGACAACGACCACGCGAAAGTCGAGCGGGCCGAGTCGACCGGGCTGACCGTCGTCGAGGGCGACGGCTCGAACCCGGAGGTGCTCGCGCGGGCGGGCGTCGAGGACGCCGACGCCGTCGGCGCGATCACGGGGGACCCGAAGCTGAACTTCGAGATCTGCATGGAGGCCAAGGGGATGGGCGAGTGCCGCACCGTGATGCGCGTCTCGGAGGACTTCCACGACGAGATCTACGACGAGTTCGAGCGCGCCGTCGACGAGATCATCTACCCCGAGCGCCTCGGCGCCGGGGCGGCCAAGACCGCGATGCTCGGCGGCGACTTCAACGCGATCGGCGAGTTGACCGAACGGCTCCAACTCGTCTCCGTCTCCGTCGGCGACGGCGCGCCGATCCTCGGCACCCGCGTCAACGACCTCACGCTGGAGGGCGGGCGGGTGTACGCCCACGGCCACGACCGCGAGCCGTTGACGATCCCGCTCCCGGGGACCACCGTCGAGGTCGGCGACCGCCTCGCGGTGCTGGCGGAGACCGAGCGGGTCGACGACGTGCGCGGTGCGCTGCTGGGCACCGACTGA